From a single Arachis hypogaea cultivar Tifrunner chromosome 3, arahy.Tifrunner.gnm2.J5K5, whole genome shotgun sequence genomic region:
- the LOC112789700 gene encoding sulfite reductase [ferredoxin], chloroplastic translates to MTTAFQGAATSVALNDHHRSQIHTFHGLRPAYASSLTRNAFTLPSPARSFSLIRAVSTSGKPETATEKRSKVEIFKEQSNFIRYPLNEDLLTDSPNINEAATQLIKFHGSYQQYNRDERGTRSYSFMLRTKNPCGKVPNQLYLTMDDLADQFGIGTLRLTTRQTFQLHGVLKKNLKTVMSTIIHNMGSTLGACGDLNRNVLAPAAPILRKDYLFAQQTAENIAALLTPQSGFYYDIWVDGEKFVTSEPPEVVQARNDNSHGTNFPDSPEPIYGTQFLPRKFKIAVTVPTDNSVDILTNDIGVVVVTDDDGEPQGFNIYVGGGMGRTHRLETTFPRLAEPLGYVPKEDILYAVKAIVVTQRENGRRDDRKYSRMKYLISSWGIEKFRSAVEQYYGKKFEPFRKLPEWEFKSYLGWHEQGDGSLFYGLHVDNGRIGGKMKKTLREIIEKYNLNVRITPNQNIILTDIRAAWKRPITTTLAQVGLLQPRFVDPLNLTAMACPAFPLCPLAITEAERGIPDILKRIRTMFEKVGLKYNESVVVRVTGCPNGCARPYMAELGLVGDGPNSYQIWLGGNKNQTSLAQSFMDKVKVHDLEKVLEPLFYYWKQKRQSKESFGEFTARIGFEKLKEYVEKWEGPVVAPTRHNLRLFADKETYEAMDGLAKLQNKTAHQLAMEVIRNFVASNQNGKSE, encoded by the exons ATGACGACGGCGTTTCAAGGAGCTGCAACCTCGGTGGCTCTCAATGACCACCACAGGTCTCAGATTCACACCTTCCATGGATTGAGGCCTGCTTATGCTTCTTCTCTCACTCGCAATGCCTTCACTCTCCCTTCTCCCGCTCGCTCTTTCTCCCTCATACGTGCTGTTTCCACG TCGGGGAAGCCTGAAACTGCCACTGAGAAGCGAAGCAAAGTTGAGATATTCAAAGAACAAAGTAATTTCATAAGGTATCCTCTTAATGAGGATCTGTTAACGGATAGCCCTAACATCAATGAAGCAGCCACACAATTGATCAAGTTTCATGGTAGTTATCAGCAGTACAACAGAGACGAGCGTGGTACAAGATCCTACTCGTTTATGCTGCGTACGAAGAACCCTTGTGGGAAAGTTCCAAACCAACTCTACTTGACCATGGACGATCTTGCTGATCAGTTTGGAATTGGTACGCTTCGTTTGACCACCAGACAAACATTTCAGCTCCATGGTGTGCTCAAGAAGAACCTTAAAACAGTAATGAGTACCATTATCCATAATATGGGCTCGACTCTTGGAGCATGTGGTGACCTAAATAGAAATGTCCTTGCTCCTGCTGCTCCAATTTTGAGAAAAGATTATCTCTTTGCTCAACAAACTGCGGAAAACATAGCTGCACTTCTGACTCCTCAGTCTGGATTCTATTATGATATTTGGGTCGACGGGGAAAAGTTTGTGACATCAGAACCTCCTGAAGTAGTTCAGGCACGAAATGACAATTCTCATGGCACGAACTTCCCAGATTCACCTGAGCCAATCTATGGGACTCAGTTCTTGCCAAGGAAATTCAAAATTGCAGTTACCGTGCCTACTGATAACTCAGTGGATATTCTTACAAATGACattggtgttgttgttgttactgaTGATGATGGGGAACCTCAAGGGTTCAACATATAT GTTGGTGGTGGAATGGGAAGAACACACAGGTTGGAGACCACCTTCCCCCGCTTGGCTGAACCATTGGGTTATGTACCAAAAGAGGATATTTTGTATGCAGTGAAAGCAATTGTTGTTACACAACGGGAAAATGGGAGAAGAGATGACCGCAAGTACAGTAGAATGAAATATTTGATCAGCTCTTGGGGCATTGAAAAGTTTAGAAGTGCTGTCGAGCAATATTATGGCAAGAAATTCGAACCTTTCCGAAAATTGCCAGAGTGGGAATTCAAAAGTTATCTTGGGTGGCATGAACAG GGTGATGGTAGTTTATTTTATGGTCTTCATGTTGATAACGGTCGCATTGGTGGAAAGATGAAGAAAACACTGAGAGAGATTATTGAGAAGTATAATTTGAATGTCCGGATCACTCCAAATCAGAACATCATCTTGACTGATATACGTGCTGCATGGAAGCGTCCCATCACAACAACTCTTGCTCAAGTTGGTCTTCTG CAACCTAGATTTGTAGACCCCCTCAATCTAACGGCAATGGCATGCCCTGCTTTCCCACTATGTCCACTGGCAATTACTGAAGCTGAACGAGGGATACCAGACATTCTTAAGCGGATTCGAACCATGTTCGAGAAG GTTGGTCTGAAGTATAACGAGTCTGTGGTTGTAAGGGTAACTGGCTGCCCTAATGGTTGTGCTAGGccatacatggccgaacttggactGGTTGGTGATGGTCCAAACAGCTATCAG ATTTGGCTTGGAGGAAACAAGAATCAAACATCATTAGCTCAAAGTTTCATGGACAAGGTGAAGGTTCATGACCTTGAAAAAGTTTTGGAGCCTTTGTTTTATTATTGGAAGCAAAAGCGCCAGTCTAAAGAATCATTTGGCGAATTCACTGCCCGCATC GGATTTGAGAAGCTTAAAGAATATGTCGAGAAATGGGAAGGTCCAGTAGTGGCACCAACACGACACAACCTTAGGCTCTTCGCTGACAAGGAGACATACGAAGCAATGGATGGGTTAGCAAAGCTTCAAAATAAGACTGCTCATCAGTTGGCCATGGAAGTTATCCGCAATTTTGTTGCTTCCAACCAAAACGGAAAAAGTGAATGA